Proteins from a single region of Hyphomicrobiales bacterium:
- a CDS encoding redoxin domain-containing protein: protein MITEGQKVPKFEVSTDDGGKISSKSLAGRPAVLYFYPKDDTSGCTKQALAFTELAERFAAIGVPVIGISPDSLASHEKFRKKHNLAVGLASDEDKSLAEAFGVWVEKSMYGRKYMGIERSTFLIDAKGKVARVWRKVKVPGHAEEVLAAASELAG, encoded by the coding sequence ATGATCACGGAAGGCCAGAAGGTTCCAAAGTTCGAAGTGTCGACCGACGATGGTGGCAAGATCAGCTCCAAGAGCCTCGCCGGACGCCCGGCGGTGCTCTATTTCTATCCAAAGGACGATACCAGCGGTTGCACCAAGCAGGCCCTGGCCTTCACTGAACTGGCCGAACGCTTCGCCGCCATCGGTGTTCCCGTAATCGGCATCTCGCCCGATTCGCTCGCCAGCCACGAGAAATTCCGCAAGAAGCACAACCTTGCCGTCGGCCTCGCCAGCGACGAGGACAAGAGCCTTGCCGAGGCATTCGGCGTCTGGGTGGAAAAGAGCATGTACGGCCGCAAGTACATGGGCATCGAGCGCTCCACCTTCCTGATCGACGCCAAGGGCAAGGTCGCCCGCGTCTGGCGCAAGGTGAAGGTACCTGGGCACGCCGAGGAGGTTCTTGCCGCCGCCAGCGAGCTTGCCGGCTGA